The Panicum virgatum strain AP13 chromosome 5K, P.virgatum_v5, whole genome shotgun sequence genome has a window encoding:
- the LOC120710745 gene encoding early nodulin-like protein 1 — MGASKAWSAAAAWLAAVVGLAAAVSSSEAYVFYAGGRDGWVLDPTESYNHWAGRNRFQVNDTIVFAHEEGVSSVLLVTEQDFDTCSTRSPVRRLDAVGGGGGRSVFRFDRSGPFFFISSDEDRCRKAQKLYIIVMAVRPAVAVAPAPGSSRWTASPPAGAAAPPPLWASAPEYARAPGMGALGASDHEGTSLTSTLGAPPPTAGAPRSVDDAIIASVVGVVGVLVLWML, encoded by the exons ATGGGGGCTTCCAAGgcgtggtcggcggcggcggcgtggctcgcGGCCGTCGTGGGCTTGGCGGCCGCGGTTTCCTCGTCGGAGGCGTACGTCTTCTacgccggcggccgcgacggcTGGGTCCTCGACCCCACCGAGAGTTACAACCACTGGGCCGGGCGCAACCGGTTCCAGGTGAACGACACCATCG TGTTCGCGCACGAGGAGGGCGTCAGCTCGGTGCTGCTGGTGACCGAGCAGGACTTCGACACGTGCAGCACGCGCAGCCCGGTCCGGCGGCTggacgccgtcggcggcggcggcggcagatcgGTGTTCCGGTTCGACCGGTCGGGCCCGTTCTTCTTCATCAGCAGCGACGAGGACCGGTGCCGGAAGGCCCAGAAGCTGTACATCATCGTGATGGCGGTTCGCCCGGCTGTGGCCGTGGCCCCGGCGCCCGGTTCTTCGCGGTGGACGGCGTCCCCGCCGGCGGGCGCtgcggcgcccccgccgctgTGGGCCTCGGCGCCCGAGTACGCGCGCGCTCCGGGGATGGGCGCGCTGGGCGCCTCCGACCACGAGGGGACGTCGCTCACTAGCACgctgggggcgccgccgccgacggccggCGCGCCACGCTCGGTCGACGATGCGATCATCGCCTCTGTGGTTGGGGTTGTAGGGGTTTTGGTGCTCTGGATGCTGTAG
- the LOC120708035 gene encoding uncharacterized protein LOC120708035, whose protein sequence is MPLVPHDSPSPLQRNKQPAKQMSGTSAASPRPSKQPPHAPRRLAPSLSTPLVSLALLLLAAAAVFLYSQTAARSYESRGEARPLSSPTVETIYGSRAIWELPAAAPARAVLFVAHGCRCRPENFWPPSPRCPGCVGLPEDVAITGLALRRRFAVLAVASAGECWSLGKEVNGAKRVIRSWAAKNGLEGLPVAALGASSGGYFVSRLAAKMSLAAVVIMIAEGAFGGAAGAPAAAYPPTMFIHMPKDRRRVALLERNSKMLTQNGVEVKELESLELPLTPTLLSERIPGVDRELSEKIWKVFGDEGFVDEKGYMKDDGRATPWKDALVKRGLWKEVSPWADHIQEELNLAYGYHEMTSLHADEMFDWIEKHLT, encoded by the coding sequence ATGCCGCTCGTGCCGCACGATTCTCCATCCCCGCTGCAGAGAAACAAGCAGCCGGCGAAGCAGATGAGCGGGACGAGCGCTGCCTCGCCCCGGCCGAGCAAGCAACCGCCCCACGCTCCGAGACGGTTAGCTCCGAGTCTATCCACCCCCCTCGTGTCGCTGGCTCTGCTCTtactcgccgccgcagccgtgtTCCTCTACTCGCAGACCGCCGCCCGCTCGTACGAGTCCCGCGGAGAGGCGCGGCCCCTCTCCTCCCCGACGGTGGAGACCATCTACGGCTCGCGCGCCATCTGGGAGctccccgcggccgcgccggccagGGCGGTCCTCTTCGTCGCCCACGGCTGCCGCTGCCGACCGGAGAACTTCTGGCCGCCGTCCCCGCGCTGCCCGGGGTGCGTTGGCCTGCCGGAGGACGTCGCCATCACGGGCCTCGCTCTGCGGAGGCGGTTCGCGGTGCTGGCCGTCGCGAGCGCCGGGGAGTGCTGGTCGCTGGGAAAGGAGGTCAACGGCGCCAAGCGGGTGATCCGGTCCTGGGCCGCGAAGAACGGTCTCGAGGGCCTGCCCGTTGCCGCCCTCGGCGCTTCCTCTGGCGGGTACTTCGTCTCCAGGCTCGCGGCCAAGAtgagcctcgccgccgtcgtgatCATGATCGCCGAGGGCGCGTTCGGCGGGGCAgctggcgcgccggcggcggcgtacccGCCCACGATGTTCATCCACATGCCGAAAGACAGGCGGAGGGTGGCCCTGTTGGAGAGGAATTCGAAGATGCTGACGCAGAATGGCGTTGAGGTGAAGGAGCTCGAGAGCCTTGAGCTCCCTTTGACGCCGACGCTGCTGTCGGAGAGGATACCTGGGGTGGACCGCGAGCTGTCAGAAAAGATATGGAAAGTGTTCGGGGATGAAGGATTCGTTGATGAGAAAGGGTATATGAAGGATGATGGCCGGGCAACGCCATGGAAGGATGCATTGGTGAAAAGAGGGTTATGGAAGGAGGTTTCTCCCTGGGCAGACCACATCCAGGAGGAGCTGAATCTTGCTTATGGGTACCACGAGATGACGAGCTTGCATGCTGACGAGATGTTCGATTGGATCGAGAAGCATTTGACATGA